In Desulfomicrobium apsheronum, the genomic window AGTCCGTGACCACCCAGACGGTGGGCGACATCTCCGACATCACCGGGGTCATCGCCGAGATGAACGAAATCGTGGGCACCATAGCCGCTGCGGTCGAGGAGCAATCCGTGACCACCCGCGACATTGCCGAAAACGTCGGGCAGGCGTCCATGGGCATCACCGAAATCAACTCCAACGTGTCCACCAGCTCGTCCATGACCCACTCCATCAGCTCCGACATCGAAAAGGTGCGCTCGGCCTCTAACGAGATGACCGCGAGCAGCCAAACCGTGCAGCAGAGCGCGATGGAGCTCTCCGAACTTGCCGAACGCCTGCGGGATCAGGTTTCACGATTCAAGATCTAGGCCCGGCCAATGGGTGGAAAAAAAGGCCGCATGCGGCCTTTTTTTCCGTCTGCAAACAGTTTTATCCAGCCAGGACTCAAACATAGCGGCCCGGAAAAACAAACGATTTCAAAAATTGTCACGTTATTTCGGGTTGAAATCAAAAAAGTGTTTGACAAAGCCCAAGCCTCTACCTAGAAGCGTTTTCTCGTGTCGGGATGTAGCGCAGCCTGGTAGCGCACTTGAATGGGGTTCAAGGGGCCGGAGGTTCAAATCCTCTCATCCCGACCACACGAAATGCCCACATAGCTCAGTCGGTAGAGTGCGTCCTTGGTAAGGACGAGGTCAGCAGTTCAATCCTGCTTGTGGGCTCCAGATTATAAGCCGGTCTTAGGACTGGCTTTTTTTTGTTGCGTGATATCCATCTTTTTCACAAAGTTCTTTTTTGGCCGCTTCGCTGCTAGATCTTCGCGGTCAAACAAAAACCTTTCCACCGCGAGGAATACATGCACGTAGGCTCCTACACCTTTCAGGAATTCAAGGACAAAGCCGCCGAATTTCACGGCTATCCCGCCCCCGGCCTCTTGATAGGCGGCTACATGGTCGAGATGGCCAAGGCCGCGCTGCCGCCGAACATACTTTTCGAGGCCGTGGTCGAGAGCAAAAAATGCCTGCCCGACGCGGTGCAGCTCCTGACGCTGTGCAGCATCGGCAACGGCTGGATGAAAATCGTCAACCTTGGCCGCTATGCCGTCTCCCTTTTCGACAAGTACACGGGCGTCGGCGTGCGCGTCAGCGTCGATCTGGACAAACTCAAGGACTGGCCGCAGATCGAAGGCTGGTTCTTGAAGCTCGTGCCCAAGAAGGACCAGAACACCGAAGAGCTGTTCCGGGAAATCGAGGCCGCCGGAGACACCATCCTGCGCCTGGAAAAAGTCACGGTGCAGCAAAGGCTCCTGGGGCACAGCCACATGACCCGCATCGACAGTTGCCCGGTCTGCCGTGAAGCCTATCCGGTCAGCGACGGAGCCATCTGCCGAGGCTGCCAGGGCGAGGCCCCCTACGAACATTCGCGCGCAGTTGAAGCCGAGGAATGCATGCCGACCCGCGTACCCGTGGCCGAGGCTGTCGGCCGCAAGGCCCTGCACGACATGACCCGCATCGAACCCGGCCAGAGCAAGGGCGCGGAATTCCTGGCCGGACAGACCATCACCGCCGGCGATGTCTGCCGGTTGCAGCAGATGGGCCGCAACAGCGTCTACGTACAGGACGAAAACCTGCCCGAAGGCGAATTCGTGCACGAAAACGACGCGGCGATCAGCTTTGCCGCCCGCATGGCGGGCCCCGGCATCGCGTGCACGCCCGAGCCCCGCGAAGGCAAGATCGACTTTCATGCGGCCTGTTCCGGCCTCCTGCAGGTCAACCTTGAAGCACTGGAGCGTTTCAACCTGACCCCCAACGTCATGTGCGCCACGCGCCAGCACTGCGCCCTGGTCGAAGAAGGCCGCTTGGTGGGCGGCACCCGCGCCATCCCGCTCTTTCTCAGCCGC contains:
- a CDS encoding FmdE family protein, producing the protein MHVGSYTFQEFKDKAAEFHGYPAPGLLIGGYMVEMAKAALPPNILFEAVVESKKCLPDAVQLLTLCSIGNGWMKIVNLGRYAVSLFDKYTGVGVRVSVDLDKLKDWPQIEGWFLKLVPKKDQNTEELFREIEAAGDTILRLEKVTVQQRLLGHSHMTRIDSCPVCREAYPVSDGAICRGCQGEAPYEHSRAVEAEECMPTRVPVAEAVGRKALHDMTRIEPGQSKGAEFLAGQTITAGDVCRLQQMGRNSVYVQDENLPEGEFVHENDAAISFAARMAGPGIACTPEPREGKIDFHAACSGLLQVNLEALERFNLTPNVMCATRQHCALVEEGRLVGGTRAIPLFLSRENFSRALTALGDEPIMSIAPLRQAKIGVLVTGTEVFQGLIEDRFAPIIRAKAEALGSTVVGEVVAPDDRAAIADGVKQLLESGADLIVTTAGLSVDPDDVTRKGLEDAGMTDALHGAPILPGAMTLIGRIGSVQVMGVPACALFFKTTSLDVLLPRLLAGVPITRRDLARIGEGGICLQCNTCTYPKCTFAK